The proteins below come from a single Bdellovibrionales bacterium genomic window:
- the recG gene encoding ATP-dependent DNA helicase RecG, translated as MALRLDTSLQYLKGVGPKLASLFSRHGIRTVGELLEFYPRAYEDQRAARNIASLKVGDIVSVKAQVVSVSSINMGKSHRKMYDVVVRDSSGQIKCKFFRVPYKGYFERFTPFKEVRVVGKVTDYRGRAEFHHPDIRDVDPEEETGDALIPLYTEIEGFGTSKIHRFIKASLQQIPDENWPAELLPPWIVQKYGLISRRKALNLIHNPDPSLGTAYAELKTPAHRRIIFEEFFWLELFLASKKTGFKKEQGVALHSDGAKITALQKSLPFELTNAQKKAFQEIKADLEKPTPMHRMVQGDVGSGKTLVSFMAAIFAAESGMQSCLMAPTEILAEQHFKNAQKLLTPLGLKLGMLTGKTKTSERKELLQNLADGEIDFLIGTHALIEDEVVFKSLALVIIDEQHRFGVEQRGILKNKGRSPHFLVMTATPIPRTLAMTVYGDLDVSIIDEMPPGRSPIQTRVVFDNKKSAALQFMVEQIEKGRQAYIVYPLVAESEKIDLKDAISEFEKLQQMFPKLRLGLLHGKMKPQEKDDVMDRFRAGELQVLVSTTVIEVGVDVPNANIMIIEHAERFGLSQLHQLRGRVGRGAHKSYCILIMGYAVSEEAKQRTEFMERTTDGFKIAEFDLEMRGPGEFMGTRQSGLPGFKMANLVRDISILQEAREAAFEVLRKDAQLKFAENQALREELTKTHGPAALAGIA; from the coding sequence ATGGCCCTTCGTCTAGACACCTCATTACAGTACCTCAAGGGAGTCGGTCCCAAACTGGCTTCACTCTTTTCGAGACACGGTATCCGTACTGTGGGCGAACTTTTGGAATTTTATCCACGCGCGTATGAAGATCAGCGTGCGGCTCGTAATATTGCCAGCCTCAAAGTCGGGGACATTGTGAGCGTGAAGGCTCAAGTCGTTTCTGTTTCCAGTATCAACATGGGAAAGTCCCACAGAAAAATGTATGATGTGGTGGTTCGTGATTCTTCAGGGCAAATCAAGTGCAAGTTTTTCCGCGTTCCTTACAAAGGGTATTTTGAGCGCTTCACGCCCTTCAAAGAAGTCCGAGTCGTTGGCAAAGTTACTGATTACCGCGGCCGCGCAGAATTCCATCATCCGGACATTCGTGATGTAGATCCCGAAGAAGAAACCGGGGATGCGCTGATTCCGCTCTATACCGAGATCGAAGGCTTCGGGACTTCGAAAATTCATCGTTTTATTAAGGCCTCGCTTCAGCAAATTCCTGATGAAAACTGGCCGGCGGAATTGTTGCCGCCGTGGATTGTGCAAAAGTATGGACTGATCTCGCGCCGAAAAGCATTGAACCTCATCCACAATCCGGACCCGAGTTTAGGTACGGCTTATGCAGAACTCAAAACGCCGGCGCATCGGCGGATTATTTTCGAGGAGTTTTTCTGGTTGGAGCTATTCCTCGCATCGAAAAAAACCGGCTTTAAAAAAGAGCAAGGAGTGGCATTGCACAGTGATGGGGCAAAAATCACGGCGTTGCAAAAATCTCTGCCGTTTGAGCTGACAAATGCCCAGAAAAAAGCCTTTCAGGAAATCAAAGCCGATCTCGAAAAACCAACACCAATGCACCGAATGGTTCAAGGGGACGTGGGCTCGGGAAAAACTTTGGTGAGTTTCATGGCGGCGATTTTTGCTGCAGAAAGCGGCATGCAAAGCTGTTTGATGGCGCCCACGGAGATTCTCGCTGAACAGCATTTTAAAAATGCACAAAAACTGCTGACTCCACTGGGGTTGAAGCTGGGGATGCTCACCGGAAAAACTAAAACCTCTGAACGTAAAGAGTTGCTGCAAAACTTGGCAGATGGTGAGATTGACTTCCTTATCGGGACCCATGCTTTGATTGAAGACGAAGTGGTTTTCAAATCCCTGGCACTTGTGATCATCGATGAACAGCATCGCTTTGGTGTTGAACAAAGAGGCATTTTGAAAAACAAAGGCCGCTCACCGCATTTCTTGGTGATGACCGCGACCCCGATCCCGCGAACTTTGGCGATGACGGTTTATGGGGATTTGGATGTCTCTATTATAGATGAGATGCCGCCGGGTCGCAGTCCGATTCAAACCCGCGTGGTTTTTGATAATAAAAAATCAGCAGCCCTGCAGTTCATGGTCGAACAAATTGAAAAAGGTCGTCAGGCCTATATCGTTTATCCACTCGTGGCAGAGAGCGAGAAAATCGACCTCAAGGATGCCATCAGCGAATTTGAAAAGCTTCAACAGATGTTCCCGAAGCTTCGCTTAGGTCTTTTGCATGGTAAAATGAAGCCGCAGGAAAAAGACGACGTCATGGATCGTTTCCGCGCTGGCGAGTTGCAGGTTTTAGTTTCAACCACAGTGATCGAAGTCGGTGTCGATGTTCCAAATGCCAACATTATGATCATTGAACATGCCGAACGCTTTGGTCTGTCGCAGCTCCATCAGTTGCGCGGCCGTGTCGGGCGGGGGGCACACAAAAGTTATTGCATCCTTATTATGGGCTACGCAGTGTCTGAAGAAGCAAAGCAGCGCACCGAGTTCATGGAGCGCACGACGGATGGATTTAAAATTGCCGAATTCGATTTAGAAATGCGCGGACCTGGTGAATTTATGGGCACTCGTCAGTCGGGATTGCCTGGGTTTAAAATGGCGAACCTGGTTCGCGATATCTCGATCTTGCAAGAAGCCCGTGAAGCCGCATTTGAAGTGCTTCGTAAAGATGCGCAGTTAAAGTTTGCCGAGAACCAAGCTTTGCGTGAAGAACTGACAAAAACCCATGGCCCCGCTGCTCTTGCTGGCATCGCATAG
- a CDS encoding HD domain-containing protein, translated as MQQEAYFRIRLSTIRPSKATSFDIFIHINGQMVHYLKAGDKLSELKIESLHNKDTGNSFFVPTAQKEAYRDWVKEEMNSDDLNPFEKSKILRESSVALMEDLFENPDVNTALDESRPIIKNFIDFMESAPEAMGYMISLSGHDFYTYNHSLDVSIYSLGLGTALTFNKTDLEELGVGSLFHDIGKRNVSLDILCKKGGLDDAEWEQMKRHPQYGLMILNQNPNISDAIKAACFEHHESFAGNGYPQGISGQEIHPFARIVAITDTYDAMTTQRSYNVPLKPFDAVTMMKEKLAGRYDPEFLKAMYSVLFKLSKAA; from the coding sequence ATGCAGCAGGAAGCTTATTTTAGAATACGTCTCAGTACGATCCGTCCATCGAAAGCGACGTCTTTCGATATCTTCATTCATATCAACGGCCAAATGGTTCACTATTTGAAGGCCGGAGATAAACTCTCAGAACTTAAAATTGAATCTCTGCACAACAAAGACACAGGCAACTCTTTCTTCGTTCCTACTGCGCAAAAAGAAGCTTATCGTGACTGGGTGAAAGAGGAAATGAATTCAGACGATCTAAATCCGTTTGAAAAGTCAAAAATCCTGCGCGAGTCGTCGGTGGCTCTGATGGAAGATCTGTTTGAAAATCCTGACGTGAATACAGCCTTGGACGAATCTCGTCCCATCATCAAAAACTTCATCGACTTCATGGAGAGCGCGCCCGAGGCGATGGGCTACATGATCAGCCTTTCGGGCCATGACTTCTACACTTACAATCACTCTTTGGACGTGAGTATTTACTCTCTGGGACTCGGCACAGCGCTGACCTTCAACAAAACCGATCTCGAAGAACTTGGCGTGGGCTCGTTGTTTCATGACATCGGCAAGCGCAATGTCAGCCTCGATATTTTGTGCAAAAAAGGCGGTTTGGACGACGCAGAATGGGAGCAAATGAAGCGTCACCCTCAATACGGCCTGATGATTCTCAATCAAAACCCCAACATCAGCGATGCCATTAAGGCGGCCTGCTTTGAGCATCACGAAAGCTTCGCCGGAAATGGATATCCACAAGGGATTTCTGGACAAGAAATTCACCCTTTCGCACGCATTGTCGCCATCACGGATACCTATGATGCCATGACAACTCAGCGTTCCTACAACGTGCCTCTAAAGCCTTTCGATGCCGTCACCATGATGAAAGAAAAGCTCGCCGGCCGTTATGATCCTGAGTTCTTAAAGGCAATGTATTCCGTGTTGTTTAAACTTAGCAAAGCGGCCTAA
- a CDS encoding terminase small subunit: MRIRQVGFSSRLKAHRKLLTLETLKFIVEFLKDGNARMAALRSGVPETYASRQGAWLKKHPIVQAAMEAEVDERELLQLTKAVAEIERQMEICKDILGLQDY, encoded by the coding sequence ATGAGAATTCGTCAAGTCGGTTTTTCCTCACGCCTCAAAGCTCATCGCAAGCTCCTCACCTTGGAGACGCTTAAATTCATCGTAGAATTCCTTAAGGACGGCAATGCCCGTATGGCAGCACTCCGCTCAGGGGTGCCCGAGACCTATGCCTCACGCCAAGGAGCGTGGCTTAAGAAGCACCCGATCGTCCAGGCCGCGATGGAGGCCGAGGTCGATGAACGCGAACTGCTTCAGCTTACCAAAGCCGTTGCAGAGATTGAGCGGCAGATGGAGATTTGCAAAGACATTCTCGGCCTGCAGGACTACTAA
- a CDS encoding transporter substrate-binding domain-containing protein: MSQWIRAVMMLILIYHLLLAPAHAVPKTLTFCAEQYQPYAIKNSQGIIDSGVTYDIMKKALEELGYKLAVEEVNYAYRCFVLSRSGEISGAFFTTEAGKNKKMYYLDKPLEYWTLNVMVPQDSPFKEYTSLTQFDGKHIGFTKDYGYPEKIKQNKKWLVEEENEVILNLRKLSAKRIDLYIDDPYQAAAMIKRENLKVRILYPSVDLVPTFVEIKDRLLHRKLNKKINELFVRGYVDQVYQKYTGKTFKDFLKGPNP, translated from the coding sequence ATGAGCCAATGGATACGGGCAGTGATGATGCTCATTCTTATTTATCACCTCCTGTTAGCTCCAGCCCACGCGGTTCCCAAAACGCTCACCTTTTGTGCGGAACAGTACCAGCCATATGCGATTAAAAATTCGCAGGGAATTATCGACAGTGGTGTGACCTACGACATCATGAAGAAAGCTTTGGAAGAGCTCGGTTATAAGCTTGCAGTGGAAGAGGTCAACTATGCTTATCGCTGCTTTGTTCTCAGTCGCAGTGGCGAAATCAGCGGCGCGTTCTTTACCACGGAAGCGGGTAAAAATAAAAAAATGTACTATTTAGATAAGCCGCTTGAGTACTGGACTCTCAATGTGATGGTGCCGCAGGATTCGCCTTTTAAAGAATACACGTCGCTGACGCAATTTGATGGTAAGCACATTGGCTTCACGAAAGATTATGGTTATCCGGAGAAGATCAAGCAGAACAAGAAGTGGCTCGTTGAAGAAGAAAATGAAGTTATTTTAAATCTGCGAAAACTGTCGGCGAAAAGAATTGATCTTTACATTGATGACCCATATCAGGCCGCGGCAATGATCAAACGTGAAAATCTTAAGGTGCGGATTTTGTATCCCTCGGTGGATTTAGTTCCGACGTTTGTAGAAATTAAAGATCGCTTGCTCCATAGAAAACTCAATAAAAAGATCAATGAGCTTTTTGTGCGAGGCTATGTCGATCAGGTCTATCAAAAATATACCGGTAAAACCTTTAAGGACTTCTTAAAGGGTCCTAATCCATAG
- a CDS encoding TIGR02147 family protein: protein MNRKLMAERKTIAEILKTIFEGRKSKNRSYSSRAFARDLGISPGRLSEIMSGQNIPGTEITRRIVQGLKLNFQDSQWVMDVIRDQKNLHQEIKGARQLAADEFSLIADRKNFSLLCLMETDGFQSDVAWMAKRLRTTKPAVEKILERLMRLQLVQLEDGIYKSLQKDITTSHNVSSDAIRKYHRQGIEHAMESLNEDSIDVRDITSIEMPADPRKINDIRVLIRDFRRKVAGLLEAGDKTEVYRLNIQLVPVTKTSARKGASQ from the coding sequence ATGAACAGGAAGCTTATGGCCGAACGTAAAACTATCGCCGAAATTTTGAAGACGATATTTGAAGGGCGAAAATCCAAAAACAGATCCTACTCTTCGCGGGCTTTTGCCCGTGATCTGGGAATTTCTCCGGGCCGTCTTTCTGAAATCATGTCAGGCCAAAATATTCCAGGCACAGAAATCACGCGTAGAATCGTCCAGGGATTGAAGCTGAATTTTCAAGACTCTCAATGGGTAATGGACGTTATTCGCGATCAAAAAAATCTGCATCAAGAAATCAAAGGCGCGCGCCAGCTCGCAGCCGATGAGTTTTCGCTGATTGCCGACCGCAAGAATTTTTCTTTATTGTGTTTGATGGAAACCGACGGCTTTCAGTCGGATGTGGCGTGGATGGCAAAGCGCCTTCGCACCACAAAACCGGCGGTTGAGAAAATTCTAGAACGTCTGATGCGCCTTCAGTTGGTACAACTGGAAGACGGCATTTATAAAAGTCTTCAGAAAGACATCACGACTTCCCACAACGTTTCTTCAGATGCCATTCGTAAGTATCACCGCCAGGGTATCGAGCATGCGATGGAGTCCTTGAATGAAGACAGCATTGACGTCCGTGATATCACGAGCATTGAAATGCCCGCAGACCCGCGCAAAATCAATGATATCCGGGTGCTGATCCGGGACTTCCGCCGTAAGGTTGCAGGCCTTCTGGAGGCCGGAGATAAAACCGAAGTCTATCGCCTAAATATTCAACTCGTCCCTGTCACAAAGACGTCCGCAAGAAAAGGAGCGTCCCAATGA
- a CDS encoding ABC transporter ATP-binding protein yields the protein MRYLLAFLFLVSCAPKPTKVTSETPVVSRKEVQKAKVTANTVILDVRAPMDFNLSHIPGSVNVAWEDFSRRAPDYRGLIEKDLHPIARRLALIGIDPQTPVLIVGKGQLGKGEEGRVAWTLESLGITNIQLANVEDFRERREGGAEIKNKNFWTPQLNQDLAIGWDELKSKIEGTSYFPTRARTKALSGAPLPIKDLNFVVIDVRSPEEYSIDNLNKRTPRQFRFYNIDWREFFTENMDPNPAVMKMLNEKGITEMTEIDLISNHGVRSGSVTWALQRLGYKKARNFSGGYEAVRFSTDKKADKKKK from the coding sequence ATGAGATACCTTCTTGCATTTCTTTTTCTAGTTTCCTGTGCGCCGAAGCCGACGAAAGTCACTTCGGAGACACCGGTGGTTTCTCGTAAAGAAGTGCAAAAGGCCAAGGTCACGGCAAATACCGTGATTTTGGATGTCCGTGCTCCGATGGACTTTAATCTTTCGCATATTCCGGGCTCCGTGAATGTGGCGTGGGAGGACTTTTCCCGACGTGCTCCGGACTATCGCGGTCTTATTGAAAAAGATCTCCATCCCATCGCGCGCCGTTTGGCTTTAATTGGTATAGACCCTCAGACGCCGGTTTTAATTGTCGGCAAAGGTCAGCTCGGTAAAGGCGAAGAGGGGCGTGTCGCTTGGACTTTGGAAAGTCTTGGCATCACAAATATCCAGCTTGCAAATGTTGAAGATTTCCGTGAGCGCCGGGAGGGCGGGGCTGAGATCAAAAACAAGAACTTCTGGACGCCCCAACTGAATCAAGACCTTGCGATCGGCTGGGATGAGCTGAAATCTAAAATCGAAGGCACGAGCTACTTTCCGACACGTGCTCGCACAAAAGCACTGAGCGGAGCTCCACTGCCAATCAAGGATCTTAACTTCGTTGTGATTGATGTGCGTTCGCCGGAGGAATACTCTATCGACAACCTTAATAAGCGCACGCCTCGCCAGTTTAGATTCTATAATATTGATTGGCGTGAGTTCTTTACGGAAAACATGGATCCAAATCCTGCTGTCATGAAAATGCTGAATGAAAAAGGCATTACAGAAATGACCGAGATTGATCTGATCAGTAATCACGGTGTTCGTTCGGGCTCTGTGACCTGGGCTTTACAAAGACTCGGTTACAAAAAAGCCCGCAACTTTTCGGGCGGTTATGAGGCGGTTCGCTTCAGCACTGATAAAAAAGCCGATAAAAAGAAAAAATAG
- the lysS gene encoding lysine--tRNA ligase: MSTHENPLRAEKRRKLHALREKGINPYPYTYDRTGKVAELVAKYAAGLQPGEKKPESVYRIAGRLMTLRSMGKASFFNVQDQTGTLQVYVKVEELSEQERAAFELLDLGDIVGVEGYVFKSQKGEFSLYCKHIQILTKTLEPLPEKFHGVQDVEIKYRHRHLDLMTDPDSRKVFETRSKIIKEIRRFLDDRGFMEVETPTLQPIYGGAAATPFTTHHKALDMKLYMRISPELYLKRLIVGGYEKVYEISKNFRNEGIDRTHNPEFSLLEFYEAYTDYNYQMNQFEELISTLAQKITGSMKVNYQGKEIDFTPPWRRLTVYDGVKEYAKLDPEKASDDEIFEALKKAGTREKEKYNRGEMIMELFELTAEEHLWQPTFVMDHPVEISPLTKIHRKDKRLVERFEPFAACMEIGNAYSELNDPEDQLARLKEQEANRGKDEEAHPMDEDFLMAIDSGMPPTGGVGIGIERIVMILTDRPSIRDIIFFPTMKFGGK; encoded by the coding sequence ATGTCGACTCACGAGAATCCGCTGAGAGCGGAGAAACGCCGTAAACTCCATGCCCTTCGAGAAAAGGGCATCAATCCTTACCCTTACACTTACGATCGCACGGGGAAGGTGGCGGAGCTTGTTGCGAAATACGCAGCAGGTTTGCAGCCAGGTGAAAAGAAGCCTGAGTCTGTATATCGCATTGCCGGCCGTCTGATGACTTTGCGTTCAATGGGGAAGGCTTCCTTCTTCAACGTTCAAGATCAAACAGGCACTTTGCAAGTTTACGTAAAAGTTGAAGAGCTCTCTGAACAAGAGCGTGCGGCGTTTGAGCTTCTCGACCTCGGTGATATCGTGGGTGTGGAAGGTTATGTGTTTAAATCTCAGAAGGGCGAGTTCTCGCTTTACTGCAAACACATTCAGATCCTGACTAAGACTTTGGAGCCATTGCCAGAAAAATTCCACGGCGTTCAAGACGTGGAAATCAAGTACCGTCATCGTCACTTGGATTTGATGACGGATCCGGATTCTCGCAAAGTTTTCGAAACTCGTTCTAAGATCATTAAAGAAATCCGCAGATTCCTAGATGACCGCGGATTCATGGAAGTTGAGACTCCGACGTTGCAACCAATCTACGGAGGAGCTGCGGCGACACCGTTTACGACTCATCACAAAGCTTTGGACATGAAACTCTACATGAGAATTTCGCCTGAGCTCTACTTGAAGCGCCTGATTGTTGGCGGCTACGAGAAAGTGTATGAAATTAGTAAAAACTTCCGTAACGAAGGCATCGACCGTACTCACAATCCTGAGTTCTCGCTCCTTGAGTTCTATGAAGCTTATACAGATTACAACTATCAAATGAATCAATTCGAAGAGTTGATTTCAACCCTCGCGCAAAAAATCACCGGCAGCATGAAAGTGAATTACCAGGGCAAAGAAATCGATTTCACTCCGCCTTGGCGTCGTTTGACTGTTTATGATGGCGTGAAAGAGTACGCGAAGCTTGATCCTGAAAAGGCGAGCGACGATGAAATCTTCGAAGCTCTCAAAAAAGCAGGTACGCGCGAGAAAGAAAAGTACAACCGTGGCGAAATGATCATGGAACTTTTCGAACTCACAGCCGAAGAGCACTTGTGGCAGCCGACCTTTGTGATGGATCACCCCGTTGAAATTTCTCCACTGACAAAAATTCACCGCAAAGACAAGCGCTTGGTCGAGCGTTTTGAGCCGTTCGCCGCTTGCATGGAAATCGGTAATGCTTATTCTGAGTTGAACGATCCAGAAGATCAGTTGGCGCGTTTGAAAGAACAAGAAGCCAATCGTGGTAAAGATGAAGAAGCGCATCCAATGGATGAAGACTTCTTGATGGCGATTGATTCTGGCATGCCGCCAACAGGTGGCGTGGGCATCGGGATTGAACGTATCGTGATGATCCTAACCGATCGTCCAAGTATCCGTGACATCATCTTCTTCCCAACGATGAAATTCGGAGGCAAATAA
- a CDS encoding class I fructose-bisphosphate aldolase: MTPRVREILSWYGADNPGTLTNLARMMNHGKLAGTGKLVILPVDQGFEHGPARTFAMNPDAYDPSYHYQLAIESGCNAYAAPLGALEAGAREFAGEIPLILKINNSDTLYTNKAPISALTSHIDDALRLGCAGIGFTIYPGSAERKHMYEEIAVAASEAKKAGLAVIIWSYARGEQISKEGETAIDVIAYSAHIAAQLGAHIIKVKPPSAHIEQEAAKKVYQAQGIKVATMADRIRHVVQSSFNGKRIVIFSGGEAKTTDDLMKEIKEIAQGGGFGSIMGRNAFQRPKQESIQLLHSVMETFAGKSL; this comes from the coding sequence ATGACACCAAGAGTAAGAGAGATTTTGAGCTGGTATGGCGCTGACAACCCAGGGACTTTGACGAACCTTGCGCGTATGATGAATCACGGGAAGTTGGCAGGCACAGGTAAGCTCGTCATTTTGCCGGTGGATCAGGGTTTTGAGCACGGTCCGGCGCGCACGTTTGCGATGAATCCAGATGCTTACGATCCAAGTTACCACTACCAACTCGCGATCGAGTCCGGTTGTAATGCTTACGCAGCTCCCCTCGGCGCTTTGGAAGCCGGTGCCCGTGAGTTCGCTGGTGAAATTCCTTTGATCTTAAAGATCAACAACTCCGACACTCTTTACACGAATAAAGCTCCGATCTCTGCATTGACGTCTCATATCGACGACGCTCTTCGTTTGGGTTGCGCGGGAATTGGTTTCACGATCTATCCGGGCAGCGCTGAAAGAAAGCATATGTACGAAGAAATCGCGGTGGCGGCTTCTGAGGCGAAAAAAGCGGGCTTGGCCGTCATCATCTGGTCTTATGCTCGTGGTGAGCAGATCTCTAAAGAGGGCGAAACGGCTATTGACGTGATCGCGTACTCAGCTCATATCGCAGCTCAATTGGGCGCCCACATCATCAAAGTAAAACCACCTTCTGCCCACATCGAGCAAGAAGCGGCGAAAAAAGTTTACCAAGCTCAAGGCATCAAGGTTGCGACAATGGCGGATCGTATCCGTCACGTGGTTCAATCATCTTTCAACGGTAAACGCATCGTGATCTTCTCTGGTGGCGAAGCGAAAACAACCGACGATCTCATGAAGGAAATCAAAGAAATCGCTCAGGGCGGTGGCTTCGGTTCGATCATGGGCCGTAATGCTTTCCAAAGACCAAAACAAGAATCCATCCAGTTGCTACACAGTGTGATGGAAACGTTCGCAGGCAAATCACTTTAG
- a CDS encoding NifU family protein, with protein sequence MSNPTKVTFESTPNPATFKFHLQRQVTDAGFDCPTAQEAERSPLAAKLFGFPWTSSVFVGTDFITVTKQDWVDWSMLAEPLAGLIQEHLDKGEPVVLKLEALAADDSANDSPIVKQIKGLLNAEIRPVVALDGGDIVFNKYEDNILYIHMRGACAGCPSSTATLKEGIEVRMKEAFPEIKEVVAI encoded by the coding sequence ATGTCTAATCCTACAAAAGTTACTTTTGAGAGCACTCCAAACCCAGCCACCTTCAAATTCCATCTCCAGCGCCAGGTTACAGATGCGGGTTTCGACTGCCCAACAGCTCAAGAGGCCGAACGCTCTCCTTTAGCGGCAAAGCTTTTTGGCTTTCCTTGGACGAGCTCTGTTTTCGTCGGTACTGATTTTATCACCGTGACGAAACAAGACTGGGTTGACTGGAGCATGCTGGCAGAGCCTTTGGCAGGCTTGATTCAAGAGCACCTCGATAAAGGTGAACCTGTTGTGCTCAAACTCGAAGCACTGGCGGCTGATGATTCCGCGAACGATAGCCCGATTGTTAAGCAAATCAAAGGCCTCTTAAACGCTGAGATCCGCCCGGTGGTGGCTTTAGATGGCGGCGATATCGTGTTCAACAAATACGAAGATAATATTTTGTACATCCATATGCGTGGAGCTTGTGCGGGTTGCCCAAGTTCGACGGCGACCCTCAAAGAGGGCATCGAAGTCCGCATGAAGGAAGCTTTCCCAGAGATTAAAGAAGTTGTCGCAATCTAA
- a CDS encoding MATE family efflux transporter, whose translation MRLAVPIIIGNVGQTLITLTDNIMVGRLGADSLGAAGFTGGLFFVFLIFGIGILAPTAALFAQSHSRNDNEDGGEWLRHSVATAALISAVLMTALWFMKPLMEHMGQTAEVVRLSESFATYLIFSMFPSLVYQAYKQFTDGIGKATVGMYVMIICVVLNIFGNYIFINGHFGFPAMGLNGSGLATLLCRTLMALMMVAYVHRHPEFKKYFAQRWRRALHNVRMKELFRLGIPNGLTYIFEVGAFTFSSVMMGWLGAAQLAAHQISLNLASISFLVTVGIGAAGTIRVGFESGSKNFTAARFAGRVALILGAGYMLVSALFVFFARDLLAAIYTNELEVIAYASSFLAVAAAFQFFDGIQAVAVGILRGLQDTKWPSILAFIAYWIIGLPASYYLAFVADLKGPGVWWGLFFGLVFTAIFLTLRFERLSKKKMKS comes from the coding sequence ATGCGGCTGGCAGTTCCCATTATTATTGGCAATGTCGGCCAAACTCTCATTACTCTCACCGACAACATCATGGTGGGAAGATTGGGTGCAGACTCTCTCGGTGCCGCAGGGTTCACCGGCGGGCTTTTCTTTGTCTTTTTGATTTTCGGCATCGGCATTTTGGCGCCGACCGCCGCCTTGTTTGCACAAAGTCACAGTCGCAACGACAACGAAGACGGTGGCGAATGGCTCCGTCACAGTGTTGCCACAGCGGCTCTCATTTCTGCCGTGCTGATGACAGCGTTGTGGTTCATGAAGCCACTCATGGAGCATATGGGTCAGACGGCTGAAGTCGTGCGCCTGTCTGAGAGCTTCGCCACGTACCTGATTTTTTCAATGTTCCCGAGCTTGGTGTATCAGGCTTACAAGCAATTTACTGACGGCATCGGCAAGGCCACGGTCGGCATGTATGTAATGATCATTTGCGTGGTATTAAATATTTTCGGCAATTACATCTTCATCAACGGCCACTTTGGTTTTCCGGCCATGGGACTCAACGGCTCGGGCCTAGCGACTTTACTCTGCCGCACGCTGATGGCACTTATGATGGTAGCCTATGTTCACCGTCATCCGGAGTTTAAAAAATACTTCGCGCAACGTTGGCGCCGGGCTTTGCACAATGTGCGCATGAAAGAGCTTTTCCGCCTCGGAATCCCGAATGGGCTCACTTATATTTTTGAAGTCGGCGCCTTTACATTCTCATCTGTGATGATGGGCTGGCTGGGTGCCGCTCAACTCGCGGCTCATCAGATTTCGTTGAATTTGGCATCAATCAGTTTTCTTGTCACCGTCGGCATTGGTGCCGCGGGCACGATCCGTGTCGGCTTTGAGTCCGGTTCTAAAAACTTCACGGCGGCTCGCTTTGCTGGCCGCGTGGCCTTGATCTTGGGCGCGGGCTATATGCTTGTCAGCGCGTTGTTTGTGTTCTTTGCGCGCGACTTGCTGGCAGCGATTTACACAAATGAACTTGAAGTGATCGCCTATGCCTCAAGCTTCCTCGCGGTGGCGGCGGCTTTCCAATTCTTCGATGGTATCCAAGCCGTGGCTGTGGGAATTCTGCGTGGACTGCAAGATACGAAATGGCCTTCGATCCTGGCATTTATCGCTTACTGGATCATCGGTTTGCCTGCGAGTTACTATTTGGCGTTCGTGGCTGATTTAAAAGGCCCCGGAGTCTGGTGGGGCCTTTTCTTCGGACTGGTTTTCACTGCGATCTTCCTGACTTTGCGTTTTGAAAGACTCAGTAAAAAGAAAATGAAAAGCTAA